TTGACTCTTTTTTTATTCTCAAAGTATAGAAATCTATTCTCTTTATTCTATTCTCTTTATTCTATTCTCTTTATTCTATTTTCTTTCTTCTAAAAAAAACTAATCCAAAGACTCAGTCAACTTCTTAAAAACAGATTTAGCATCTTTTCCTTCATATAAAACAGCATAAACAGCGTCTATAATTGGTGTTTTTGCTCCATAGCCTTGATTTAGTTTATAAGCACTTTTTGTTGCGTAATAACCTTCAGCAACCATGCTCATTTCCATCATAGCACTTTTTACAGTATATCCTTTTCCTATCATGTTTCCGAACATTCTGTTTCTTGAGAAAACCGAGTACCCAGTAACTAATAAATCGCCCAGGTATGCAGAATCGTTAATATTACGTTTCATTTTATGTACTTTTCGGATGAATTTTTTCATTTCGCGAATTCCGTTACTCATCATAACAGACTGGAAATTGTCTCCGTAACCTAAACCATGTGCAATTCCGGCAGCGATCGCGTAGATGTTTTTAAGCATTGCAGCATATTCAGTACCGATAATATCATCAGAAATTTTAGCTTTAATATAATTTCCAGAAAGTGATTTAGCTACATTTTTTGCTTTATCCGGATCACCGCAAGCAATTGTTAGGTACGAAAGTCTTTCTAAAGCTACTTCTTCAGCATGACAAGGTCCTGTAATTACTCCGATGTTGTAATATGGAATATCGTATTGAATATGGAAATGTTCTCCAACTATTAAACTGGTTTCCGGTACAATTCCTTTTATGGCAGAAAAAATGATCTTGTCAGACAAAGAAACCGTCATGTTTTTTAATTCGGCATCTAAAAAAGCAGATGGAATGGCAAAAATTATATAGTCTGCATATTCTATTGCTTCGTTTATATTACTTGTTAACTTAAGCTTTTTGGTGTCGAATTCAACAGAGCTTAAGTAGTTTGGATTGTGTTTGTATTTCTGAATATGTTCGATTGCAGATTCATTACGCATGTACCACGCAATTTCTGAAAGATTAACGCATAACATTTTTGCAATAGCCGTTGCCCAGCTTCCTCCTCCAATTACTGCAAATTTTAAATTTTCGCTCATTATTTTAATAATTTAAAACAAAAGTACTTAATAATGTAGTAATAACACAAAATCTCATTTAAGAAATTTATAAATTGATTTCAAACACTTTGGTTTTCAAGGGGTTTTTAAACGGACAAAAAAATATTTTTTATGCTATGCAATAAAACACAATGGCTTGCGTTGTAACTAATTATAAATTTGAATTTTAATGAATTTAACAAAAATTGAGTTAGTTAGTTTTGTTTTAGTATTTTGAAAAGGCGTTCCTAATAAAATTAAGAGCGCCTTTTTTATGAAATTCCAATAAAAAAATTCCAAATTCCAATAAATCTAAGATTGGAATTTGGAATTTTTTAAAACTTGGAATTTATACTTTAGTAACTAAGCTCAACAATAGATTTCACTTTATCTAAAGTAACCAATTGATTTTCACCTAAACCTTTCCAGCCTCTTTCGTTAAAACGATTTACGATAAAGTCGGCTGTATTGCTATAGTCTTCGGTATATTGCGAAAGTTTAGTATCCATTCCCATTGTATGGAAAAATTCAACTGTTTTATTGATGGCTTCTTTTGCTACTTCTTCATCAGAACCAGAAAGATTAAAAATACGTCTTCCGTATTGTGCTAATTTCCCTTTTTTAGTTTCAAACATTACAGTGTATAAACTTGGGCCAATAATAGCCAAAGTTCTGGCATGATCTATTTCATAAAGAGCCGTTAATTCGTGGCCAATCATGTGAGTTGCCCAATCACTTGGAACACCTTTTTGAATTAATCCGTTTAAAGCCATTGTACAGCTCCACATAAAGTTTGAAGCCAAAGTATAATCTGTTGGGTTTTTAACAACGCCCGGACCAACTTCAATTAAAGTCTGCAAAATTCCTTCGGCAATTCTATCTTGTAAAAAGGCATCAGTTGGATACGTTAAATATTGTTCCATAACATGCGTGTAAGCATCTACAACACCATTTTCAAGTTGTCTTTTTGGTAAAGATGCAATAACTGTCGGGTCGCAGATGGAGAATTGCGGAAACAAAGCGCTTCCACCAGAAGATAATTTTTCCTGTGTTGCTTCAATAGTTACCACGTATCCTGAATTCATTTCACTACCCGTAGCCGGAAGCGTTAAAACAGTTCCAAAAGGCATTGCGTTTTCTTTAATTAAGAGACGTTTTTGTAAAATGTCAGTTGGATTTCCTTCAAAATGTACTGCAGCCGAAATAAATTTTACACCATCAATGACAGATCCGCCACCAACAGCCAGAATAAAATCAATTTTTTCTGCTTTTATTACTTCAACAGCTTTTAGTAAAGTCTCAAATCTCGGATTTGGCTCAATTCCGCCAAATTCAACAATTTCAAAACCTTTTAAATTGTTAATTACCTGATCGTAAATTCCGTTTTTAAAAATACTTCCGCCACCATAAGCCAAAAGGATTTTAGCATTTTTTGGAACCAAAGTTGAAAGTTTTTCTATTTGTCCTTTTCCGAAGATTAAATTCGTCGGATTGTATAATTCAAAGTTTAGCATGTTTTTTTAGGTTCTAAGATGCTAAGGTTCTGAGGTTCTAAGTTTTTTTTCTTTGAACTCATCTGTAGCCTAGCACATTGTTGTTTATTTAATTTTTTAATAGTAATGAAATAAGAGATTGAGTTTTTTAAGATGCTAAGAGAAAACCTTAGCATCTTAGTAACTCAGTCCCGATAGTTATTGGGATAGCGCCTTATTTGCTCAATTTTTGTAATAATTTGTCCGCAACCAGTTTAGATGATGCCGGATTTTGTCCTGTAATTAAAAGTCCGTCTTCAACAGCATAAGGTTGCCAGTTTGGTCCTTTAGAAAAAATACCTCCGTTTGATGCCAAAGCATCTTCTAATAAAAAGGGAACAACTTTAGTTAAACCAACAGCTTCTTCTTCTGCATTGGTAAATCCGGTTACTTTTTTACCTTTTACCAAATATTCACCTTTTACTTTTACGTTTTTCAAAACTGCCGGAGCGTGACAAACAAAAGCTACAGGTTTGTTATGCGTGTAAAAAGATTCAATCAAAGCAATTGAACTTCTGTCTTCTACTAAATCCCAAAGCGGACCGTGGCCACCAGGATAAAAAACAGCATCGTAATCTTTTTGATTTATGGTTGAAAGTTTTATAGTGTTTTTTAATTTTTCCTGTAATGTCTTGTCAGCGTCAAAACGTTTTGTGTCTTCTGTTGCCGAAGCAGGATCAGCACTTTTAGGGTCAATTGGAGGTTGTCCTCCGAGCGGAGAAGCAATTGAAATTTCTATTCCCTGATCTAATAATTCGTAATACGGCGCAGCAAATTCCTCTGACCAAAATCCTGTTTTTTCTCCTGTATTGCCCAGTTTATCATTGCTGGTAACAACAAATAATACTTTTTTCATACTTTTTTTATTTGATTTTTGAGCCATAGCCGAAAAGCTAATTGCTGTGAATACTATAATTCCGAGTAATGCTATTTTCTTCATATGTTTAAATTTTTAGCAAATTTAACGCTAAAGTGATATTTGTAAAAATAAAATAAACTATGTTTGTTATTAAATAATTTATATCATGGTAAACTTAGAATGGTACAGAACGTTTAAAGCGGTTTATAAAAATGGTAATTTTTCGTTAGCCGCAAAAGAGTTATTTATGAGTCAGCCTGCCGTTAGTCAGCAGATTTCTATGCTCGAGGCTCATGTTGGAAATAAATTATTTAATCGAAAATCAAAAGGAGTAGAACCAACCGAATATGCTAAGTTACTCAATAATTTGATTATAGATGCATTGGAACGTCTTGAAAATGTGGAAACTAGCTTTCGTGCTAAAGCTGAAGATGCCAACAGGTTAATTTCGATTGGAGTTTCGCAACATCTTTTTGGCTGTATTGGAGATCTTTTAATTTCGAAGTTTGATTTAATCGATTTTACTTTTGCAGAAAATGATGCACTTTTTGAATTGGTAGATGCTAAAAAGCTTGATTTTGCCATTGTTACTAAAGGTTTTGAGACGTTTGATACGGTATACGAAATTGTAGGGAAAATTAAGCTGATAATGGTAGCACCAACAAATCAGGATGTAACCGAGTTTCGTCAGCGATTAAAAGCAGATAATTTTACAGAAATTGAGCAATGGCTTAACGAACAAAAATGGTACAGTCATGACGCAC
The sequence above is drawn from the Flavobacterium sp. N2038 genome and encodes:
- a CDS encoding NAD(P)H-dependent glycerol-3-phosphate dehydrogenase, whose protein sequence is MSENLKFAVIGGGSWATAIAKMLCVNLSEIAWYMRNESAIEHIQKYKHNPNYLSSVEFDTKKLKLTSNINEAIEYADYIIFAIPSAFLDAELKNMTVSLSDKIIFSAIKGIVPETSLIVGEHFHIQYDIPYYNIGVITGPCHAEEVALERLSYLTIACGDPDKAKNVAKSLSGNYIKAKISDDIIGTEYAAMLKNIYAIAAGIAHGLGYGDNFQSVMMSNGIREMKKFIRKVHKMKRNINDSAYLGDLLVTGYSVFSRNRMFGNMIGKGYTVKSAMMEMSMVAEGYYATKSAYKLNQGYGAKTPIIDAVYAVLYEGKDAKSVFKKLTESLD
- a CDS encoding iron-containing alcohol dehydrogenase, with the protein product MLNFELYNPTNLIFGKGQIEKLSTLVPKNAKILLAYGGGSIFKNGIYDQVINNLKGFEIVEFGGIEPNPRFETLLKAVEVIKAEKIDFILAVGGGSVIDGVKFISAAVHFEGNPTDILQKRLLIKENAMPFGTVLTLPATGSEMNSGYVVTIEATQEKLSSGGSALFPQFSICDPTVIASLPKRQLENGVVDAYTHVMEQYLTYPTDAFLQDRIAEGILQTLIEVGPGVVKNPTDYTLASNFMWSCTMALNGLIQKGVPSDWATHMIGHELTALYEIDHARTLAIIGPSLYTVMFETKKGKLAQYGRRIFNLSGSDEEVAKEAINKTVEFFHTMGMDTKLSQYTEDYSNTADFIVNRFNERGWKGLGENQLVTLDKVKSIVELSY
- a CDS encoding type 1 glutamine amidotransferase domain-containing protein; the protein is MKKIALLGIIVFTAISFSAMAQKSNKKSMKKVLFVVTSNDKLGNTGEKTGFWSEEFAAPYYELLDQGIEISIASPLGGQPPIDPKSADPASATEDTKRFDADKTLQEKLKNTIKLSTINQKDYDAVFYPGGHGPLWDLVEDRSSIALIESFYTHNKPVAFVCHAPAVLKNVKVKGEYLVKGKKVTGFTNAEEEAVGLTKVVPFLLEDALASNGGIFSKGPNWQPYAVEDGLLITGQNPASSKLVADKLLQKLSK
- a CDS encoding LysR family transcriptional regulator, producing the protein MVNLEWYRTFKAVYKNGNFSLAAKELFMSQPAVSQQISMLEAHVGNKLFNRKSKGVEPTEYAKLLNNLIIDALERLENVETSFRAKAEDANRLISIGVSQHLFGCIGDLLISKFDLIDFTFAENDALFELVDAKKLDFAIVTKGFETFDTVYEIVGKIKLIMVAPTNQDVTEFRQRLKADNFTEIEQWLNEQKWYSHDARIPHIKLFWLHAFNKKRPSMVPNYIIPSESEMLKILAKNEGVAVTWNCNARKYIQENKLQLLWNSFHVPEEFVYVLTAKNNKSNTLFDIISKELKLFFGNRL